The nucleotide window AATCCCCTCTTATCACCTTGCAAAGTATCACCAACTATTATAGCGTTTAATTCCGGCAAGTAAATTGAAATGGAATCGTTAGTGTGACCGGGAGTCTTAATTATTTCGACTCCCTTTACGAGTTCACCTTCCTCTAGAACAAAATCAACATTTACACCGTTGAATTTCCTAAAGAAGAAAGGTCTGCCAATTGAGAAAATAACCTTAAGCGCTGAAGAATGCAAGACTGGTTCTCTTATTTTACCGTTCTTTAAATAATTAACACCGTTATTATCAATCCCAAACTTAGCATCATTAACAAACCTCTTTACTTCATAAGCCCCTCCAATATGATCTACGTGTGAATGAGTAAATATTACGCTTTTTATCTTGTTAGGGTTCTTCCCAAGCCTAGTTATACCCTCAATGATTCTTCTCCCACTACCTGGAGTACCACTATCGATTAGGATCAGTCCATTCTCATTAGTCTCTATTAAAAATACCTTAACGAAACTTAGAGGAATCTCAAAGACTTTCATAAGAGATAATTAGTAGTTGATAGCTAATATAGATAGCATTGGATTTTTCAGCAAGCATTTCGGATCCTACTAATTTTAACCTATATAGGTTAAGGGTTAGTATTTTGGAAAAGTTCTTAGACTATGATCTAGTGGTATATCCTTTGTCTAAAGCTATAAACTTTCTGAAAGCACTAGTGTTACAGAACTGTTCCGTTCGATGGAATCTCCGCCATGGGTGCAGGAGATCTCGGAACATCTAAGAGCTGCAGCTTTCATTTTTGTAACCATTCATATAGCTCCTTGAAATCCCTTACCACAACATCTGGTTCATAGCCTAACGGGTCAACTGGCATATTTCTCCTATTAACGTATATGCCCTTCATTCCACTATTCTTAGCACCAATGACATCAAATGGATTTGATGAAACCAGATAAGCCTCTCCCTTAACTGCCTCAAGGAAGTATCTGTAGACCTTGGGTGAAGGTTTATATTCCTTTACTCTTTCTGCACTAAATATTCCTTTAAAATAGCTTGATAAACCATTAAGTTTCAAAAGTTCCTCTATAGTCTTAGTTGTACCATTGGATAAAATGTAAATATCAGCTATTGTGGAGATGTCCTTTAAGTAGATTGCATCTTGATGTGTCCTTAGACTTCTCCACTTATTTAATTCCTCCTCTATTTTATCCTCTCCTAGGGTGTAACTTATTGCTATCTTGGTTATCTCGTCAAAATCCACATATCTTCCCATTATGGTCAATAGCCAAGTATATTCTAACTGTTTCCTTCTCATTTCTTGTGAAATTGCTGATAGATCCAAAATTGTACCGTATAAGTCAAATGCTAAGATTTTCTTTTCTTTTCCCATATCTTTTCTTATGCTCTTATATATATATATATATAAGTGATTGTAAAGATCCCATAATTTATTTAAGTCATAATCGTGTTAACTTTCGGGAATCTCGTAAGTATTAGATTTGGTAACGAGAAATTATACGTGCTCTGGAGGAACCTTATAATCTGGTTTGAACTTTATGTATATTATAGTCTATTTGAAAGATAAGATTTTTTAAGAAACGTGATCTATTTAAGAGGATATTAGACATAACCTTACTTAATATTATTTTATTTATAAATAAAGGTCACTCTTTAAGAACGGGCTAATTCAAGTCTCTTTTTCGACTTCCCTTTGCGACTTGTAATTTGTTAATAATGTGAATATAAAAATGTTAACATTGGTAATCATGTATCTCTGCTAGTCAGTTGTTTTCATTGAGTTAAATTCGTAACTATCTCTGAAATAAAGTGAATTCAAGATGAATACTTGAATTGGCTGGACAACTCAAAAATTAGCTAATTAGAAACTTATCTTGCACTTTCTAATAGTTCTACCAACAATAAAACTCCCATAAGGTAGTTGAAGTACAGCACCGTATTTCCTTATATCGTTACTCCACTTTTCTAATTCCTCGTAAACGTTAATTTCATCGTATGTAACACAAAATGCTATAGATACTCCCATTAAAACAGTTCCTAGAGTTAGATTATTCTTAAATTCTTTATTTGTCATTATAACAGTATCCAGATAAATATTTGTATCTTTTACGAATCTCAATCTAGCATCGCTAAAATTCAATTCCTTTGCTTCGTCCTTTACAATAATTAATACATCCAAATCAGAGTCCTTCTTATATTTCCCCATAACTCTACTTCCAAAGAATACTATTGCAAGTACTCCTTCTCTTCTCAATAAAAAGGTGGCTTTTCTAAATAACTCCATGTTTTCTAAGATAATTCTCTGCAATTTCGATCACCTCATCAGAATACTTTATTCCTTCTTTACACATTTCCTCAGTTACAAACTCCTCTGGGGTAGTTATATTATTTCCGTTAAAAAACGGGTATCTAGATATGTTCCATGCGCCAGAAAGATAGTCTAATGCGTTCAAGACTACATCTAATTCGTTTCCAAGATCTTGTAAATTATTCGAAGCATCTGCTATAATGTCGTGTTCTTTCTTATATATCAATTTTACTTCTAACATCGCTTTCACGCTTTTTTCAACAGATTGTTGAGAGTAAAAGAGACATTCAGGATAATCTTTAAGCTCTAAAGCTCTTTTAGCTCTAATATTATCTTTTTTTGCTATATTTAAGAAGGCCTTAGAATATTCTCTAAACTTAGGTGGAATCACAAGTAACTTTCAAAGCAAAAGAATAAATCTTTTGAGAAGTCTTTTTATTTATACTATCAGATCTTAGTGCTAATCTCCCTTTTTATGCTTCACAGAAATTTAGCAGAAATGTCATTGTAAATTTTTATGCTATATCCTTTTTATTTCTAAAACGACTTTCTGAAAAAAGGCTATCTAAATTGTGTTTTCCTTACGTGTATTACGCAAGGAAGGTATTACTTTCAATTAAACTAAAAATCCAAAATGTCATGATTTCCACTGGAGTTTATGGGTCTTATCGTTTCTAGTAATACACTGTTCAGATAACTGGAGGTTAACTTGTCAAGTTGACCTAACTCTTTTCCAGAAGTGTTTTAGTTCCTAAAATCAACGATACAACGTGAAACCACGCTTAATACCCCATTCTGATTATTTCCTATGGATCTAGTAAAAATAGTAGTGATTGAGAGTAAAAATATGAATGTCACAAGGTTCTTTTCCTATATACTTAAAACAAGAGAAAAGTAGAGAAATATTCTATTATACTCTCTTTTTCCTAAATTTTAATCTTAAACTTAAGGGAAGTAGAGTCTAGACTCACGTTAGGGTATGAAATTATCTCATCCTAATTTTTATTTGGCATAACGCTAATATGAAAAACATAAATAGTTAGAGTGTTAACTATTAATTATGAACTCAAGCAATCTAGCACTTCTAGTTCTAGTCTTTGGGACTTTGATGTCAGCAATAGATACCACAATAGTAATTTTGGCAATACCAACAATAACTGAAGACTTACATGCAGACCTATTCATTATGATCTGGGTAATCATTTTGTATTTACTAGTTATAGCAGTATTCACTACTCAGTTGGGAAGATTGGGCGACATATATGGAAGGGCGAAATTTTACAACTTAGGCTTTGCAATCTTTACCTTAGGTTCAGCGTTATGTGGGGCGTCTCCCAATGCGATTTATTTAGTAGTCTTTAGGGGTATTCAAGGTATTGGGGCAGCTATGATGCAAGCCAATGCAGGGGCAATAATAGCGGATATTTTTCCTCCAAATAGAAGAGGAAGGGCTTATGGATATACTGCAATAGGTTGGAATGCTGGAGCTACATTGGGTATAGTCCTAGGTGGATTTATTACTACCTTCGTTGGTTGGCGTTACATATTTTACATTAATGTACCGATAGGAATTATCGCATTGATCTTAGGTTTAAGGTACATCAAAACCTTAGAAACTAGGAAAGTTAAATTGGATATTGCTGGAATGGGTACTCTATTAGTCGCATT belongs to Saccharolobus solfataricus and includes:
- a CDS encoding MBL fold metallo-hydrolase, translated to MKVFEIPLSFVKVFLIETNENGLILIDSGTPGSGRRIIEGITRLGKNPNKIKSVIFTHSHVDHIGGAYEVKRFVNDAKFGIDNNGVNYLKNGKIREPVLHSSALKVIFSIGRPFFFRKFNGVNVDFVLEEGELVKGVEIIKTPGHTNDSISIYLPELNAIIVGDTLQGDKRGLKYPNIYEDFDGLRKSVENIKSFNPSMVYVSHGVSSSKFLV
- a CDS encoding haloacid dehalogenase type II, translating into MGKEKKILAFDLYGTILDLSAISQEMRRKQLEYTWLLTIMGRYVDFDEITKIAISYTLGEDKIEEELNKWRSLRTHQDAIYLKDISTIADIYILSNGTTKTIEELLKLNGLSSYFKGIFSAERVKEYKPSPKVYRYFLEAVKGEAYLVSSNPFDVIGAKNSGMKGIYVNRRNMPVDPLGYEPDVVVRDFKELYEWLQK
- a CDS encoding nucleotidyltransferase domain-containing protein, translating into MQRIILENMELFRKATFLLRREGVLAIVFFGSRVMGKYKKDSDLDVLIIVKDEAKELNFSDARLRFVKDTNIYLDTVIMTNKEFKNNLTLGTVLMGVSIAFCVTYDEINVYEELEKWSNDIRKYGAVLQLPYGSFIVGRTIRKCKISF
- a CDS encoding HEPN domain-containing protein, whose protein sequence is MIPPKFREYSKAFLNIAKKDNIRAKRALELKDYPECLFYSQQSVEKSVKAMLEVKLIYKKEHDIIADASNNLQDLGNELDVVLNALDYLSGAWNISRYPFFNGNNITTPEEFVTEEMCKEGIKYSDEVIEIAENYLRKHGVI